In Cyanobium sp. WAJ14-Wanaka, the following are encoded in one genomic region:
- the cobJ gene encoding precorrin-3B C(17)-methyltransferase: MNQDPPQAPLVLGLAFSNGGTGLLETLRQAGVVSEWVGPEALPSCQETLSSQWSRASGFVIVGACGLVTRLVAPLLHGKDTDPAVVVLDGQGSFAIPLLGGHRAGADQLSQRVAAVLGSQVVLTGSSGSGGRLALDSFGEAWGWRRGPGGDWKALMQRAAEGLRVTQASGNKGWQGLAAADHCQPGAEPDLWVGTEQGPGCRWHTPSLWLGLGCERGTSRSLIERLVDESLAKLQLAPEAVAGMASIDRKADEEGLLALAKGRLWPQVWLTAETLAAIEVPNPSQVVAGEMGTASVAEASALGAAGPGAHLLLTKTIGRPLDGERGAATLAIAATETQWAPQRGQLHLVGSGPGRLDLLTADARRALAEATVWVGYGLYLDLLEPLRRPDQLRCDGRLTEERARCALALDLANQGLKVALVSSGDSGIYAMAGLALELWLNQDSQQRPSFEVHPGISALQLAAARAGAPLMHDFCTISLSDRLTPWPVIEQRLKAAASGDFVVALYNPRSLGREWQLGRAQEILLTGRPGQTPVALARQLGRPEEKVSLHSLAELPIEQVDMLTLVLIGNSSSYAKDGLMVTPRGYPGAEIS, from the coding sequence TTGAACCAAGACCCACCCCAAGCACCCCTGGTTTTGGGGCTGGCTTTTAGCAATGGCGGCACTGGCCTCCTGGAGACCCTGCGCCAGGCCGGGGTGGTGAGCGAATGGGTGGGGCCGGAAGCTCTGCCCTCCTGCCAGGAAACCCTTTCGAGCCAATGGAGCAGGGCCTCAGGCTTTGTGATCGTTGGGGCCTGCGGACTGGTGACCCGCCTGGTGGCCCCACTGCTGCACGGGAAAGACACCGATCCCGCCGTGGTGGTGCTGGATGGCCAGGGCAGCTTTGCCATCCCCCTGCTAGGCGGCCATCGGGCCGGGGCTGACCAACTCAGCCAGAGGGTGGCCGCAGTGCTGGGCAGCCAGGTGGTGCTCACCGGCAGCAGCGGATCTGGCGGACGGCTTGCCCTCGATTCATTTGGCGAAGCCTGGGGTTGGCGCCGCGGCCCAGGGGGCGACTGGAAGGCCCTGATGCAAAGGGCGGCGGAGGGGCTCAGGGTGACCCAGGCCAGTGGCAACAAAGGCTGGCAAGGCTTGGCCGCCGCAGACCATTGCCAGCCAGGAGCAGAGCCCGACCTATGGGTCGGCACCGAGCAGGGGCCTGGATGCCGCTGGCATACCCCCTCCCTATGGCTAGGGCTGGGCTGCGAAAGGGGTACGAGTCGAAGTTTGATTGAGCGGCTGGTAGATGAATCCCTGGCAAAACTGCAACTTGCCCCGGAAGCCGTGGCCGGCATGGCCAGCATCGATCGCAAGGCCGATGAAGAGGGCCTCCTGGCCCTGGCCAAGGGGCGGCTTTGGCCGCAGGTGTGGCTAACCGCTGAAACCCTGGCGGCCATCGAAGTGCCAAATCCATCCCAGGTGGTGGCCGGCGAGATGGGCACGGCGAGCGTGGCCGAGGCCTCCGCCCTGGGGGCAGCAGGGCCCGGGGCGCATCTCCTGCTAACCAAAACCATCGGCCGCCCCCTAGATGGGGAGCGAGGTGCAGCCACCCTGGCGATTGCGGCTACCGAAACTCAATGGGCACCCCAGCGCGGCCAATTACACCTGGTGGGTAGCGGGCCTGGCCGACTGGACCTACTTACTGCCGATGCCCGTCGGGCCCTGGCGGAGGCCACGGTCTGGGTGGGCTATGGCCTCTATCTCGATTTACTGGAGCCCCTGCGCCGCCCGGACCAATTGCGCTGCGATGGGAGGCTCACCGAGGAACGGGCCCGCTGCGCCCTGGCCCTAGATCTAGCCAACCAGGGCCTGAAGGTGGCCCTGGTCTCCTCAGGCGACAGCGGCATCTATGCAATGGCGGGCCTAGCGCTGGAGCTATGGCTGAACCAAGACAGCCAGCAGCGGCCAAGCTTTGAGGTGCACCCTGGCATTTCCGCTCTGCAACTGGCCGCCGCCCGCGCCGGTGCACCGTTGATGCACGATTTCTGCACCATCAGCCTCAGCGACCGACTCACCCCATGGCCCGTCATTGAGCAACGACTCAAGGCCGCCGCCAGCGGCGACTTTGTGGTGGCGCTCTACAACCCCCGATCCCTGGGCCGGGAATGGCAGTTGGGACGGGCCCAGGAGATTCTCTTAACCGGGCGGCCAGGCCAGACACCGGTGGCCCTGGCACGCCAACTCGGCAGACCGGAGGAAAAAGTAAGCCTGCACAGCCTTGCCGAACTGCCAATTGAGCAGGTCGACATGCTCACCCTGGTGTTGATCGGCAACAGCAGCAGCTATGCCAAGGATGGGCTGATGGTGACCCCCAGGGGCTATCCAGGAGCCGAGATCAGCTAA
- the lipA gene encoding lipoyl synthase translates to MPKPGWLRVKAPQRERIGQVADLLQDLKLNTVCQEASCPNIGECFAGGTATFLIMGPGCTRACPYCDIDFDKSVRELDPSEPERLGEAVARMGLSHVVITSVNRDDLGDGGASQFVACIEQVRRRSPLTSIELLIPDFCGNWDALAAVMAGAPEVLNHNIETVPRLYKQVRPQGIYSRSLELLQRVRQGWPRTYTKSGLMGGLGESDAEVWSVMADLREHSVDIVTIGQYLSPGPKHLAVDRFVTPEQFEAFRLYGEQELGFLQVVSSPLTRSSYHAGEVQRLMREHPR, encoded by the coding sequence TTGCCCAAACCCGGTTGGCTGCGAGTAAAGGCCCCCCAACGGGAACGGATCGGTCAGGTGGCCGATCTGCTGCAGGATCTCAAGCTCAACACGGTTTGCCAGGAGGCCAGTTGCCCCAACATCGGTGAGTGCTTTGCCGGCGGCACAGCCACCTTTTTGATCATGGGCCCCGGCTGCACCAGGGCCTGCCCCTACTGCGACATCGATTTCGACAAGAGTGTGCGGGAGCTGGACCCAAGCGAACCCGAGCGCCTCGGTGAGGCAGTGGCCCGGATGGGGCTAAGCCATGTGGTGATCACCTCGGTGAATCGCGACGATCTGGGCGATGGCGGCGCCAGCCAATTTGTGGCCTGCATTGAGCAGGTAAGGCGGCGCTCCCCCCTGACCAGCATCGAACTACTGATTCCCGATTTTTGTGGCAACTGGGATGCCCTGGCGGCGGTGATGGCCGGAGCTCCGGAGGTGCTCAACCACAACATCGAAACCGTGCCCAGGCTCTACAAACAGGTCCGTCCCCAGGGGATCTACAGCCGCTCCTTGGAGTTGCTGCAGCGGGTAAGACAGGGCTGGCCGCGCACCTACACAAAATCAGGACTGATGGGCGGCCTGGGCGAAAGCGACGCCGAGGTGTGGTCGGTGATGGCCGATCTGCGCGAGCACTCCGTCGACATCGTGACCATCGGCCAATACCTCTCGCCGGGTCCCAAACACCTGGCGGTGGATCGGTTCGTCACCCCGGAGCAATTTGAGGCTTTTCGCCTATACGGCGAACAGGAGCTGGGCTTCCTCCAGGTGGTGAGTAGCCCGCTGACCCGCAGCAGTTATCACGCCGGCGAGGTGCAGCGGCTGATGAGGGAGCATCCCCGCTGA
- the psaA gene encoding photosystem I core protein PsaA: protein MTISPPERGNKAKDMVDRNPVPVSFELFEKPGHFDRSLAKGPKTTTWVWNLHANAHDFDSHTSDLEEVSRKIFSAHFGHLAVIFIWLSGAFFHGARFSNYSGWLVDPLHVKPSAQVVWPIFGQEILNGDVGAGFHGIQITSGLFHVWRAWGITNETQLLALAIGALVMAGLMLNAGVFHYHKAAPKLEWFQNVESMLNHHLAGLLGLGSLSWTGHLLHVSLPTTALMDAIDAGNPLVLNGKTIATYADIPLPHEFLNQDLISQIYPGFGAGVSAFFSGNWAAYGDFLTFKGGLNPVTGSLWMTDIAHHHLAIAVLFIVAGHMYRTNWGIGHSIKEILEGQKGDPLLFPAPNGHDGLFEFMTTSWHAQLAVNLALLGSLSIIVAQHMYAMPPYPYIGIDYPTQLSIFTHHTWIGGFLIVGAGAHASIAMIRDYDPAKHVDNVLDRVLKARDAIISHLNWVCIWLGFHSFGLYIHNDTMRALGRPQDMFSDSAIALKPIFAQWIQGLHAAAAGSTAPNALASVSEVFNGTVVAVGGKVAAGPIPLGTADFMVHHIHAFTIHVTVLILLKGVLYARSSRLVPDKANLGFRFPCDGPGRGGTCQVSAWDHVFLGLFWMYNSLSIVIFHFSWKMQSDVWGTVNADGSVQHITNGNFAQSAITINGWLRDFLWAQAAQVINSYGSSSSAYGLMFLGAHFIWAFSLMFLFSGRGYWQELIESIVWAHNKLRVAPAIQPRALSITQGRAVGVAHYLLGGIATTWAFFLARIVAVG from the coding sequence ATGACCATCAGCCCACCAGAGCGTGGGAACAAGGCAAAGGACATGGTCGACCGGAACCCAGTTCCGGTGTCGTTCGAGCTTTTCGAAAAGCCCGGCCACTTCGACCGCAGCCTTGCCAAGGGTCCCAAAACCACAACCTGGGTTTGGAACCTCCACGCCAACGCTCACGATTTCGATAGCCACACGAGCGACCTCGAAGAGGTTTCTCGCAAGATTTTTTCGGCTCACTTCGGCCACCTGGCCGTCATTTTCATCTGGCTTAGCGGCGCCTTCTTCCATGGAGCCCGCTTCTCCAACTACTCCGGTTGGTTGGTAGATCCCCTGCACGTAAAGCCTTCCGCGCAGGTTGTCTGGCCAATTTTTGGCCAGGAGATTCTCAATGGCGATGTGGGTGCCGGCTTCCACGGCATTCAGATCACCTCAGGTCTTTTCCACGTGTGGAGGGCTTGGGGCATCACCAACGAAACCCAGCTGTTGGCCCTGGCCATCGGTGCTCTGGTGATGGCCGGCTTGATGCTCAATGCCGGCGTTTTTCACTATCACAAGGCAGCTCCAAAGCTCGAGTGGTTCCAGAACGTTGAGTCGATGCTCAACCACCATCTGGCTGGCCTCCTCGGCTTGGGCTCCCTTTCCTGGACTGGGCACCTCTTGCATGTGTCCCTTCCCACCACTGCGCTGATGGATGCCATCGACGCCGGCAACCCGCTGGTGCTCAACGGCAAGACCATCGCCACCTATGCAGACATTCCCCTGCCCCACGAGTTCCTGAATCAGGATCTGATTTCCCAGATTTACCCCGGTTTCGGGGCTGGTGTTTCAGCCTTTTTCTCGGGTAACTGGGCCGCCTATGGCGATTTCCTCACCTTTAAGGGTGGTCTGAATCCCGTTACCGGAAGTCTCTGGATGACTGACATCGCCCATCACCACTTGGCGATTGCGGTGCTGTTCATCGTGGCCGGTCACATGTACCGGACCAACTGGGGCATTGGCCACAGTATTAAGGAGATTCTGGAAGGCCAGAAGGGTGATCCCCTCCTGTTCCCTGCCCCCAATGGTCATGACGGACTCTTTGAGTTCATGACCACTTCTTGGCACGCCCAACTGGCTGTGAACCTCGCGCTGCTCGGATCCCTGAGCATCATCGTGGCCCAGCACATGTATGCGATGCCTCCCTATCCCTACATCGGGATCGATTACCCCACCCAGCTGTCGATCTTTACCCATCACACCTGGATTGGCGGATTCTTGATCGTTGGTGCGGGGGCCCACGCCTCCATCGCGATGATTCGCGATTACGACCCCGCTAAGCACGTAGACAACGTGCTCGACCGGGTGCTCAAGGCCCGTGACGCCATCATCAGCCACCTCAACTGGGTGTGCATTTGGCTCGGCTTCCATAGCTTCGGCCTCTATATCCACAACGACACCATGCGTGCCCTGGGCCGTCCCCAGGACATGTTCAGCGACTCCGCCATTGCCCTGAAGCCCATCTTCGCGCAATGGATCCAAGGCCTCCACGCCGCCGCCGCCGGCAGCACAGCGCCCAACGCCCTAGCCAGCGTTAGCGAAGTGTTCAACGGCACGGTTGTGGCCGTGGGTGGCAAGGTCGCCGCCGGTCCGATCCCCCTGGGAACGGCCGACTTCATGGTGCACCACATCCACGCCTTCACGATCCACGTCACCGTGTTGATCCTGCTGAAGGGTGTGCTCTATGCGCGCAGCTCCAGGCTTGTGCCCGACAAGGCAAACCTGGGCTTCCGCTTCCCCTGCGACGGCCCTGGCCGTGGCGGTACCTGTCAGGTGTCGGCTTGGGACCACGTGTTCCTCGGCCTGTTCTGGATGTACAACTCCCTGTCGATCGTCATTTTCCACTTCTCCTGGAAGATGCAGAGCGACGTGTGGGGCACCGTCAATGCTGACGGCAGTGTCCAGCACATCACCAACGGCAACTTTGCCCAAAGCGCCATCACCATTAATGGTTGGCTGCGGGACTTCCTCTGGGCCCAGGCCGCACAAGTGATCAACAGCTACGGCTCGAGCTCCAGTGCCTACGGCCTGATGTTCCTAGGTGCCCACTTCATCTGGGCCTTCAGCCTGATGTTCCTGTTCAGTGGCCGCGGCTACTGGCAAGAACTGATTGAGTCCATCGTCTGGGCTCACAACAAGCTGAGGGTGGCTCCTGCGATTCAACCGCGGGCGCTCTCCATCACCCAAGGCCGTGCCGTCGGTGTCGCCCACTATCTGTTGGGCGGTATTGCTACGACCTGGGCATTCTTCCTGGCCCGCATTGTCGCGGTCGGCTGA